The following are encoded together in the Malaya genurostris strain Urasoe2022 chromosome 3, Malgen_1.1, whole genome shotgun sequence genome:
- the LOC131438059 gene encoding uncharacterized protein LOC131438059 isoform X2: protein MSFAKIVLCACLLAGIFGRSLSYTIIQRHATDRENYNTESERILDHTLRHRALAWPDPPSHHDWSQQLLNLFYLTQVIAVYRIPSNPPSNLDHIIQQLLEPNFQSYLRGLLRETDGFEDLTSLDQEYSTVADSLHKEYFVNDQRQLIPAIYRTLSAIHLENWIDEGFRSRLDSLKDEVNRLTVDVVREEQDIIRQLTLNRVTTEKPWTISNLLATIFGKQGEVPFDEKYDVITENDDEQWDSDDVEELWVVIDDSSEEESDPEWSYENVENPVELPSEWENNFDPSVDIVNYALPDEPPRPIPNDPVVTEPFSYTYYNVLYETTTGLPRFTVRPIEPVTDTLHYGITESNSYTYHDIAVLPPSQIRPVEPVTEVLLVKPNITLNETSASVEVELVNVTIINNSSSFGGPIEPVTNVVLVNTTVNQSTTSIQVDPQWEVIPTATETFSNAYHKVPETISVSSPPIEPVTEVLVLKPNITVNESSVSVEIEPVVNVTIVNNSSSIVESIIEATAVPSSTTYDESNISIQVKPVVNVTVVNNTSTQWGANNPVVTESLGYANHIAVQESIIIPPPLTIRPVEPETEMLLVKPNTTTNVSYKTVDVEPAINVTIANNSSILPVIEPIPVVPRTPNNESIVSVQVEPVINVTIANNSNIQWGALNPDIMNSFGNTYHNVNKGSTVVLPPATVMPIELVTEAIQVSSNITTNRTIQSVDSEPVINVTVANNSNILRPEQPDYNKDNNPVSTKPSYHNYYDVVRETTTVMPIINGLPINSTITVNESTLSVHIEPTINVTVTDNSTTKPVQLVTGVHSPQSLAAVNESLLSINVEPVVNVTIANNSNTQWEDQHKYSSHVINITTETSTEKTETSEVFTKSWQYASISPNANKPPIKVVESGVLNPQQWYPNKPYGYTTPPVVSISSRYKYSTKHPIFMKNPVNTGVTITRLPGQKWSQSGTYQPYKYDHGIKQDEQRQLTPEKEDSDNIPLEKSEHGIQESEIVHESIGETTGGDGSDGLIELVNKNGFSDYVDTGNEATFDDLIMDPTFAINQPDAMFEFLPFNESIDQFVDSNVPDEYQEELEVNNYIAQEEPETTPQSEVEESDKLENSVINDFIDDYFYTVDKNDNAYAFPNHYNKPDVVFESEKLPQPIDVSQPADLIEPAEPNSSHIANQVNEEKSDEKPHSEPFPAKSSQSQPMIEDVKKYETHLTPIVIPANTEIDPDSIPLWLQENFSSDNQTETKYETEISASQIPTQLISSNEQTVYNTHSEPTKPTRYAVEDTITSSSVDGNQNALLYIKHDMNSVLAQLDEQTDFRLRDRISSSTVDDFVEHLGHTDVMKLFDGNRINRTAVLESLQKLVQNKQFPDGNQIVQILELLKQGEMPLPNDGYFDRHYGADEELDQIEQPSQNITSQDDTAEIKELVDELEASIEQDEELRMIESKSLPTENPNLYDDEPEDRMLIESDDVLNKLDWKTRDESEILSEEVKLLTNNTKNPASNNSQIKTNSSPFGADESEPIDHKITHESKNSTFEARKETEEEENYDAKELFDELVPTTELQELQPLTNNRKSKQILIDERQKLIDEKNNFKNTDENWKPNDQFELLADKLDLIVKNNTLTTVEDSSRNEQIR, encoded by the exons CCACTGATCGCGAAAACTACAACACTGAAAGTGAACGAATACTAGATCACACACTTAGACATCGAGCATTGGCGTGGCCAGATCCTCCTTCACACCATGACTGGTCGCAACAGTTACTCAATCTCTTCTATCTGACCCAAGTAATCGCCGTGTATCGCATTCCTTCCAATCCACCATCCAATTTGGATCACATCATCCAGCAGCTTCTAGaaccgaattttcagagttatcttCGTGGACTGCTACGCGAAACCGATGGGTTCGAAGATCTGACAAGCTTAGACCAAGAATATTCAACAGTAGCAGATTCGCTACACAAGGAATATTTTGTCAATGATCAGCGACAGCTAATACCGGCAATTTATAGAACACTGAGTGCAATTCATTTAGAAAACTGGATCGATGAAGGATTCCGTTCCAGGTTGGATAGCCTGAAAGATGAAGTCAATAGATTAACCGTTGATGTAGTTCGTGAAGAGCAAGACATAATTCGTCAGCTAACACTAAACCGAGTAACTACAGAGAAACCTTGGACGATAAGCAACTTATTGGCTACCATTTTCGGAAAGCAGGGCGAAGTACCTTTCGATGAAAAATACGACGTAATTACCGAGAATGATGATGAGCAGTGGGATTCGGACGACGTTGAAGAATTATGGGTTGTCATCGACGACTCCAGCGAAGAGGAATCTGACCCAGAATGGTCGTATGAAAACGTAGAAAACCCAGTAGAGTTACCAAGTGAGTGGGAAAACAACTTTGATCCAAGCGTCGACATTGTTAATTATGCTCTTCCCGATGAGCCACCTCGACCAATACCGAACGACCCTGTTGTTACAGAACCATTTAGTTATACATATTACAATGTATTATACGAAACTACCACGGGTCTACCACGTTTTACGGTTCGACCAATAGAACCGGTGACAGATACTCTTCATTACGGGATTACAGAATCAAATAGTTATACCTATCATGATATAGCGGTTCTGCCACCTTCGCAAATACGACCAGTAGAACCAGTAACAGAGGTGCTGTTAGTTAAACCAAATATAACACTTAATGAAACGTCTGCATCCGTTGAGGTTGAATTGGTGAACGTAACTATTATAAATAATTCTAGTTCATTTGGCGGACCAATCGAACCTGTAACAAATGTTGTTCTGGTAAACACAACAGTAAATCAATCGACCACATCAATCCAGGTTGATCCACAATGGGAAGTCATTCCTACTGCAACGGAAACGTTTAGTAATGCTTACCATAAGGTGCCAGAAACCATTTCGGTTTCATCACCGCCAATAGAACCGGTGACTGAAGTGCTTGTATTGAAGcccaatataacagttaacgaGTCATCTGTATCAGTTGAAATTGAACCAGTGGTAAACGTAACTATTGTGAACAACTCAAGCTCAATAGTAGAATCGATAATAGAAGCTACTGCAGTTCCATCGAGTACTACGTATGATGAATCAAACATTTCCATTCAAGTAAAACCCGTGGTGAATGTAAcagttgtaaacaatacaagtaCTCAATGGGGTGCTAACAATCCTGTTGTTACGGAGTCACTTGGTTATGCTAATCATATTGCAGTTCAGGAAAGCATTATCATTCCACCACCTTTAACAATACGGCCAGTGGAACCAGAAACCGAAATGCTTTTAGTTAAACCAAATACtacaacaaatgtgtcatacaAAACCGTTGATGTTGAGCCAGCTATAAATGTAACAATTGCTAACAATTCGTCGATTCTGCCAGTGATAGAACCCATTCCAGTTGTACCAAGGACGCCAAACAACGAGTCAATCGTGTCCGTGCAAGTAGAACCGGTGATTAATGTCACTATTGCAAACAATTCAAACATTCAGTGGGGAGCACTAAATCCGGATATTATGAACTCGTTTGGTAATACCTATCATAATGTAAACAAAGGATCAACCGTTGTTTTACCGCCCGCGACCGTTATGCCGATAGAACTGGTAACAGAAGCCATTCAAGTTAGTTCGAATATTACAACAAATAGAACAATACAATCTGTTGATAGTGAGCCAGTAATCAACGTGACAGTTGCCAACAATTCAAATATTCTGAGGCCTGAGCAACCAGACTATAATAAAGACAATAATCCTGTTTCTACAAAACCATCCTACCATAACTACTATGACGTTGTGCGAGAAACTACCACTGTTATGCCGATAATAAATGGTCTTCCAATCAATTCAACTATAACGGTGAATGAGTCAACCCTATCCGTTCATATTGAGCCAACGATCAACGTCACAGTAACAGATAATTCCACAACAAAGCCAGTACAATTGGTGACAGGAGTTCATTCGCCACAGTCTCTTGCAGCAGTAAATGAGTCTTTATTATCCATTAATGTTGAGCCAGTAGTTAATGTGACCATTGCCAACAACTCGAATACGCAGTGGGAAGATCAACACAAGTACTCATCCCACGTTATTAACATTACAACAGAAACCAGTACTGAGAAAACAGAAACAAGTGAAGTTTTCACAAAAAGTTGGCAATATGCTTCAATTTCTCCAAATGCTAACAAACCTCCGATCAAAGTAGTAGAATCGGGGGTTTTGAATCCGCAACAGTGGTATCCTAACAAACCGTACGGATATACAACACCGCCGGTTGTTAGCATAAGCAGTCGCTACAAATATTCTACAAAACATcctatttttatgaaaaatccGGTAAACACCGGTGTTACTATAACAAGGTTACCGGGACAAAAATGGAGTCAAAGTGGCACCTACCAACCGTATAAATATGACCATGGTATCAAGCAGGATGAACAAAGACAACTCACACCGGAAAAGGAGGATTCTGACAATATTCCTTTGGAAAAGTCTGAACACGGAATACAGGAATCCGAAATTGTGCATGAATCAATTGGAGAGACCACTGGCGGTGATGGTTCCGATGGTTTGATAGAACTAGTCAATAAAAATGGATTTTCGGACTATGTTGACACGGGCAATGAAGCAACGTTTGACGACCTGATAATGGATCCAACTTTTGCCATAAATCAACCGGACGCCATGTTTGAATTTCTTCCGTTTAATGAGTCTATTGACCAATTCGTTGACTCAAATGTTCCCGATGAATACCAAGAGGAACTTGAAGTTAACAACTACATTGCCCAAGAAGAGCCTGAGACTACTCCGCAGTCAGAGGTCGAAGAAAGCGATAAATTGGAGAATTCGGTCATCAATGATTTTATCGACGATTATTTCTACACAGTGGATAAGAACGATAATGCCTATGCATTTCCAAACCATTACAACAAACCAGATGTAGTGTTCGAGTCGGAAAAGTTACCCCAACCGATCGATGTAAGTCAACCGGCTGATTTGATAGAGCCTGCCGAGCCGAACAGCTCACACATCGCAAATCAGGTAAACGAAGAGAAAAGTGATGAAAAACCCCATTCAGAACCGTTCCCAGCGAAAAGTAGTCAAAGTCAGCCAATGATTGAAGATGTTAAAAAGTACGAAACACATCTGACCCCGATCGTTATACCAGCAAACACAGAAATCGATCCGGATTCTATTCCACTATGGTTGCAGGAAAACTTTTCTTCAgacaatcaaacagaaacgaaatatGAAACTGAAA TTTCAGCATCGCAGATTCCTACCCAACTAATTTCATCCAATGAACAAACGGTTTACAATACTCATTCAGAGCCAACGAAACCTACACGTTATGCTGTCGAGGACACCATTACTTCTAGCTCAG ttGATGGCAATCAAAATGCATTACTCTACATCAAACATGATATGAACAGTGTCCTCGCACAGCTAGACGAGCAAACCGATTTCCGGTTACGGGATCGCATTTCCTCTTCAACCGTAGACGACTTCGTTGAGCATTTAGGTCATACAGACGTGATGAAATTGTTCGATGGCAATCGCATTAATCGTACTGCTGTACTGGAATCACTGCAGAAGTTGGTACAGAACAAACAATTCCCAGATGGGAACCAAATCGTACAAATTTTAGAGCTGCTGAAACAAGGTGAGATGCCATTGCCAAATGACGGGTACTTCGACAGACACTATGGCGCCGATGAAGAATTAGATCAGATAGAACAGCCATCTCAAAACATTACCAGTCAGGATGACACTGCTGAGATCAAAGAATTGGTTGATGAGTTAGAAGCCTCTATTGAACAGGATGAAGAGTTACGAATGATCGAGTCAAAATCTCTACCGACAGAAAATCCCAATTTGTATGACGACGAACCAGAAGATCGAATGTTGATAGAAAGTGATGACGTTTTGAATAAACTGGACTGGAAAACCAGGGATGAAAGTGAAATACTTTCGGAAGAAGTGAAGCTTTTGACAAATAATACTAAAAATCCGGCTTCAAACAACTCGCAAATCAAAACAAATAGCTCCCCATTCGGAGCAGACGAGTCGGAACCAAtcgaccacaaaataacacacGAAAGTAAAAATTCAACATTTGAAGCTCGTAAAGAGACAGAGGAAGAGGAAAACTATGACGCAAAAGAGCTTTTCGATGAGTTAGTGCCAACAACAGAATTGCAAGAACTTCAACCTCTGACCAATAAcagaaaatcaaaacaaattttaattgatgaaagacaaaaactaatcgatgagaagaataatttcaaaaatactGACGAGAATTGGAAACCCAATGATCAGTTTGAATTGCTTGCGGACAAACTCGACTTGATTGTGAAAAACAACACACTAACAACTGTAGAAGATTCAAGCAGAAATGAAcaa ATTCGCTAA
- the LOC131438059 gene encoding uncharacterized protein LOC131438059 isoform X1, with protein MSFAKIVLCACLLAGIFGRSLSYTIIQRHATDRENYNTESERILDHTLRHRALAWPDPPSHHDWSQQLLNLFYLTQVIAVYRIPSNPPSNLDHIIQQLLEPNFQSYLRGLLRETDGFEDLTSLDQEYSTVADSLHKEYFVNDQRQLIPAIYRTLSAIHLENWIDEGFRSRLDSLKDEVNRLTVDVVREEQDIIRQLTLNRVTTEKPWTISNLLATIFGKQGEVPFDEKYDVITENDDEQWDSDDVEELWVVIDDSSEEESDPEWSYENVENPVELPSEWENNFDPSVDIVNYALPDEPPRPIPNDPVVTEPFSYTYYNVLYETTTGLPRFTVRPIEPVTDTLHYGITESNSYTYHDIAVLPPSQIRPVEPVTEVLLVKPNITLNETSASVEVELVNVTIINNSSSFGGPIEPVTNVVLVNTTVNQSTTSIQVDPQWEVIPTATETFSNAYHKVPETISVSSPPIEPVTEVLVLKPNITVNESSVSVEIEPVVNVTIVNNSSSIVESIIEATAVPSSTTYDESNISIQVKPVVNVTVVNNTSTQWGANNPVVTESLGYANHIAVQESIIIPPPLTIRPVEPETEMLLVKPNTTTNVSYKTVDVEPAINVTIANNSSILPVIEPIPVVPRTPNNESIVSVQVEPVINVTIANNSNIQWGALNPDIMNSFGNTYHNVNKGSTVVLPPATVMPIELVTEAIQVSSNITTNRTIQSVDSEPVINVTVANNSNILRPEQPDYNKDNNPVSTKPSYHNYYDVVRETTTVMPIINGLPINSTITVNESTLSVHIEPTINVTVTDNSTTKPVQLVTGVHSPQSLAAVNESLLSINVEPVVNVTIANNSNTQWEDQHKYSSHVINITTETSTEKTETSEVFTKSWQYASISPNANKPPIKVVESGVLNPQQWYPNKPYGYTTPPVVSISSRYKYSTKHPIFMKNPVNTGVTITRLPGQKWSQSGTYQPYKYDHGIKQDEQRQLTPEKEDSDNIPLEKSEHGIQESEIVHESIGETTGGDGSDGLIELVNKNGFSDYVDTGNEATFDDLIMDPTFAINQPDAMFEFLPFNESIDQFVDSNVPDEYQEELEVNNYIAQEEPETTPQSEVEESDKLENSVINDFIDDYFYTVDKNDNAYAFPNHYNKPDVVFESEKLPQPIDVSQPADLIEPAEPNSSHIANQVNEEKSDEKPHSEPFPAKSSQSQPMIEDVKKYETHLTPIVIPANTEIDPDSIPLWLQENFSSDNQTETKYETEISASQIPTQLISSNEQTVYNTHSEPTKPTRYAVEDTITSSSVDGNQNALLYIKHDMNSVLAQLDEQTDFRLRDRISSSTVDDFVEHLGHTDVMKLFDGNRINRTAVLESLQKLVQNKQFPDGNQIVQILELLKQGEMPLPNDGYFDRHYGADEELDQIEQPSQNITSQDDTAEIKELVDELEASIEQDEELRMIESKSLPTENPNLYDDEPEDRMLIESDDVLNKLDWKTRDESEILSEEVKLLTNNTKNPASNNSQIKTNSSPFGADESEPIDHKITHESKNSTFEARKETEEEENYDAKELFDELVPTTELQELQPLTNNRKSKQILIDERQKLIDEKNNFKNTDENWKPNDQFELLADKLDLIVKNNTLTTVEDSSRNEQVNTFSTLDSLSSEASSDETPANLIHMVTENIILKEVQDQTPDQTLTQPFLEELPDETEHLAMVRINSAEDAVTVTESLHTMQPDLKSY; from the exons CCACTGATCGCGAAAACTACAACACTGAAAGTGAACGAATACTAGATCACACACTTAGACATCGAGCATTGGCGTGGCCAGATCCTCCTTCACACCATGACTGGTCGCAACAGTTACTCAATCTCTTCTATCTGACCCAAGTAATCGCCGTGTATCGCATTCCTTCCAATCCACCATCCAATTTGGATCACATCATCCAGCAGCTTCTAGaaccgaattttcagagttatcttCGTGGACTGCTACGCGAAACCGATGGGTTCGAAGATCTGACAAGCTTAGACCAAGAATATTCAACAGTAGCAGATTCGCTACACAAGGAATATTTTGTCAATGATCAGCGACAGCTAATACCGGCAATTTATAGAACACTGAGTGCAATTCATTTAGAAAACTGGATCGATGAAGGATTCCGTTCCAGGTTGGATAGCCTGAAAGATGAAGTCAATAGATTAACCGTTGATGTAGTTCGTGAAGAGCAAGACATAATTCGTCAGCTAACACTAAACCGAGTAACTACAGAGAAACCTTGGACGATAAGCAACTTATTGGCTACCATTTTCGGAAAGCAGGGCGAAGTACCTTTCGATGAAAAATACGACGTAATTACCGAGAATGATGATGAGCAGTGGGATTCGGACGACGTTGAAGAATTATGGGTTGTCATCGACGACTCCAGCGAAGAGGAATCTGACCCAGAATGGTCGTATGAAAACGTAGAAAACCCAGTAGAGTTACCAAGTGAGTGGGAAAACAACTTTGATCCAAGCGTCGACATTGTTAATTATGCTCTTCCCGATGAGCCACCTCGACCAATACCGAACGACCCTGTTGTTACAGAACCATTTAGTTATACATATTACAATGTATTATACGAAACTACCACGGGTCTACCACGTTTTACGGTTCGACCAATAGAACCGGTGACAGATACTCTTCATTACGGGATTACAGAATCAAATAGTTATACCTATCATGATATAGCGGTTCTGCCACCTTCGCAAATACGACCAGTAGAACCAGTAACAGAGGTGCTGTTAGTTAAACCAAATATAACACTTAATGAAACGTCTGCATCCGTTGAGGTTGAATTGGTGAACGTAACTATTATAAATAATTCTAGTTCATTTGGCGGACCAATCGAACCTGTAACAAATGTTGTTCTGGTAAACACAACAGTAAATCAATCGACCACATCAATCCAGGTTGATCCACAATGGGAAGTCATTCCTACTGCAACGGAAACGTTTAGTAATGCTTACCATAAGGTGCCAGAAACCATTTCGGTTTCATCACCGCCAATAGAACCGGTGACTGAAGTGCTTGTATTGAAGcccaatataacagttaacgaGTCATCTGTATCAGTTGAAATTGAACCAGTGGTAAACGTAACTATTGTGAACAACTCAAGCTCAATAGTAGAATCGATAATAGAAGCTACTGCAGTTCCATCGAGTACTACGTATGATGAATCAAACATTTCCATTCAAGTAAAACCCGTGGTGAATGTAAcagttgtaaacaatacaagtaCTCAATGGGGTGCTAACAATCCTGTTGTTACGGAGTCACTTGGTTATGCTAATCATATTGCAGTTCAGGAAAGCATTATCATTCCACCACCTTTAACAATACGGCCAGTGGAACCAGAAACCGAAATGCTTTTAGTTAAACCAAATACtacaacaaatgtgtcatacaAAACCGTTGATGTTGAGCCAGCTATAAATGTAACAATTGCTAACAATTCGTCGATTCTGCCAGTGATAGAACCCATTCCAGTTGTACCAAGGACGCCAAACAACGAGTCAATCGTGTCCGTGCAAGTAGAACCGGTGATTAATGTCACTATTGCAAACAATTCAAACATTCAGTGGGGAGCACTAAATCCGGATATTATGAACTCGTTTGGTAATACCTATCATAATGTAAACAAAGGATCAACCGTTGTTTTACCGCCCGCGACCGTTATGCCGATAGAACTGGTAACAGAAGCCATTCAAGTTAGTTCGAATATTACAACAAATAGAACAATACAATCTGTTGATAGTGAGCCAGTAATCAACGTGACAGTTGCCAACAATTCAAATATTCTGAGGCCTGAGCAACCAGACTATAATAAAGACAATAATCCTGTTTCTACAAAACCATCCTACCATAACTACTATGACGTTGTGCGAGAAACTACCACTGTTATGCCGATAATAAATGGTCTTCCAATCAATTCAACTATAACGGTGAATGAGTCAACCCTATCCGTTCATATTGAGCCAACGATCAACGTCACAGTAACAGATAATTCCACAACAAAGCCAGTACAATTGGTGACAGGAGTTCATTCGCCACAGTCTCTTGCAGCAGTAAATGAGTCTTTATTATCCATTAATGTTGAGCCAGTAGTTAATGTGACCATTGCCAACAACTCGAATACGCAGTGGGAAGATCAACACAAGTACTCATCCCACGTTATTAACATTACAACAGAAACCAGTACTGAGAAAACAGAAACAAGTGAAGTTTTCACAAAAAGTTGGCAATATGCTTCAATTTCTCCAAATGCTAACAAACCTCCGATCAAAGTAGTAGAATCGGGGGTTTTGAATCCGCAACAGTGGTATCCTAACAAACCGTACGGATATACAACACCGCCGGTTGTTAGCATAAGCAGTCGCTACAAATATTCTACAAAACATcctatttttatgaaaaatccGGTAAACACCGGTGTTACTATAACAAGGTTACCGGGACAAAAATGGAGTCAAAGTGGCACCTACCAACCGTATAAATATGACCATGGTATCAAGCAGGATGAACAAAGACAACTCACACCGGAAAAGGAGGATTCTGACAATATTCCTTTGGAAAAGTCTGAACACGGAATACAGGAATCCGAAATTGTGCATGAATCAATTGGAGAGACCACTGGCGGTGATGGTTCCGATGGTTTGATAGAACTAGTCAATAAAAATGGATTTTCGGACTATGTTGACACGGGCAATGAAGCAACGTTTGACGACCTGATAATGGATCCAACTTTTGCCATAAATCAACCGGACGCCATGTTTGAATTTCTTCCGTTTAATGAGTCTATTGACCAATTCGTTGACTCAAATGTTCCCGATGAATACCAAGAGGAACTTGAAGTTAACAACTACATTGCCCAAGAAGAGCCTGAGACTACTCCGCAGTCAGAGGTCGAAGAAAGCGATAAATTGGAGAATTCGGTCATCAATGATTTTATCGACGATTATTTCTACACAGTGGATAAGAACGATAATGCCTATGCATTTCCAAACCATTACAACAAACCAGATGTAGTGTTCGAGTCGGAAAAGTTACCCCAACCGATCGATGTAAGTCAACCGGCTGATTTGATAGAGCCTGCCGAGCCGAACAGCTCACACATCGCAAATCAGGTAAACGAAGAGAAAAGTGATGAAAAACCCCATTCAGAACCGTTCCCAGCGAAAAGTAGTCAAAGTCAGCCAATGATTGAAGATGTTAAAAAGTACGAAACACATCTGACCCCGATCGTTATACCAGCAAACACAGAAATCGATCCGGATTCTATTCCACTATGGTTGCAGGAAAACTTTTCTTCAgacaatcaaacagaaacgaaatatGAAACTGAAA TTTCAGCATCGCAGATTCCTACCCAACTAATTTCATCCAATGAACAAACGGTTTACAATACTCATTCAGAGCCAACGAAACCTACACGTTATGCTGTCGAGGACACCATTACTTCTAGCTCAG ttGATGGCAATCAAAATGCATTACTCTACATCAAACATGATATGAACAGTGTCCTCGCACAGCTAGACGAGCAAACCGATTTCCGGTTACGGGATCGCATTTCCTCTTCAACCGTAGACGACTTCGTTGAGCATTTAGGTCATACAGACGTGATGAAATTGTTCGATGGCAATCGCATTAATCGTACTGCTGTACTGGAATCACTGCAGAAGTTGGTACAGAACAAACAATTCCCAGATGGGAACCAAATCGTACAAATTTTAGAGCTGCTGAAACAAGGTGAGATGCCATTGCCAAATGACGGGTACTTCGACAGACACTATGGCGCCGATGAAGAATTAGATCAGATAGAACAGCCATCTCAAAACATTACCAGTCAGGATGACACTGCTGAGATCAAAGAATTGGTTGATGAGTTAGAAGCCTCTATTGAACAGGATGAAGAGTTACGAATGATCGAGTCAAAATCTCTACCGACAGAAAATCCCAATTTGTATGACGACGAACCAGAAGATCGAATGTTGATAGAAAGTGATGACGTTTTGAATAAACTGGACTGGAAAACCAGGGATGAAAGTGAAATACTTTCGGAAGAAGTGAAGCTTTTGACAAATAATACTAAAAATCCGGCTTCAAACAACTCGCAAATCAAAACAAATAGCTCCCCATTCGGAGCAGACGAGTCGGAACCAAtcgaccacaaaataacacacGAAAGTAAAAATTCAACATTTGAAGCTCGTAAAGAGACAGAGGAAGAGGAAAACTATGACGCAAAAGAGCTTTTCGATGAGTTAGTGCCAACAACAGAATTGCAAGAACTTCAACCTCTGACCAATAAcagaaaatcaaaacaaattttaattgatgaaagacaaaaactaatcgatgagaagaataatttcaaaaatactGACGAGAATTGGAAACCCAATGATCAGTTTGAATTGCTTGCGGACAAACTCGACTTGATTGTGAAAAACAACACACTAACAACTGTAGAAGATTCAAGCAGAAATGAAcaagtaaatactttttcaACATTAGATTCTCTTTCATCAGAGGCAAGTTCAGATGAAACTCCAGCGAATCTCATCCATATGGTAACTGAAAACATAATCTTGAAAGAAGTCCAAGATCAGACTCCGGACCAAACATTAACGCAGCCATTTCTCGAAGAGCTTCCCGATGAAACGGAACATTTGGCGATGGTTCGAATTAACTCTGCGGAAGATGCAGTTACTGTAACCGAAAGTCTCCACACTATGCAACCAGATTTGAAGAGTTACTAA